The genomic interval TGAAGATGCCGTCGCTCCCGCCCGTCATCGCCGGATGGCGCATGAGCGCCCGGACGTCGGCCTCGCTCCGCTGCTGGTGAGGCACGACGCAGCCGACCGCGAGGTCCGAGGCGACGAGCACCTCGCACACGAACTCCAGCAGCCCGGCGGGATCCCGGCGACCGGTGGCCCTGTCGGCGGCCTCGGCGACCGTCAGCCCCTCGCACCACCGGTAGGCCGGCGCCTCGACGTAGCTCAGCCGCACCTGGTCGATGGGGCCGCGCGGGCCGGCAAACCCCGGCTCGCGCAGTCGCGCGCGCACGGCCGGGTCGGCGAGGCGCGCCAGCGTCGGGTCGGGGCCGCCTTCCTGGACCCACGGCGGCAGCGCGACCATGCCGAGGATCGTCGAGCCGGCGAGGTAGCCGTAGAGGTCGAAGGTGACGTCGAGCCCCTCGGCCCGGGCGGCGTCGAGCCGCGGCAGGACGAGCTCGGCCTGGCTGTTGAAGTGGGAGACGTGGACGGCGATGCCGGCCTCGCGTCCGATCCGGAACACCTCGTCGAGCGCGCCCGTCACCGTGTCCGGTGCGTAGCCCCGCATGTGGGTGACGTACACGCCGCCGAAGGGGGCGAGCTCGCGGCAGAGCTCGACGAGCTCCTCGGTGCTCGCATAGCGGCTCGGGATGTAGTCGAGCCCGCTGGAGACGCCGACCGCGCCGTCTTCCATCGCCTGCCGGAGGATCCCCCGCATCCTCCGGAGCTCGTCCGGCGCCGGCGGGCGCGGGTCGAGCCCGAGCACGTCCATCCGGATGTTCCCGTTCGGGGCCAGGCCCGCGACGTTGACGGCCACCCGCCGATCGAAGCACCCGAGATACTCGGCCATGGTCCCCCAGCGCTCGGCCACCTCGAACCGCCCGCTGAATCCCGCCGTGTAGCGGCGCATGTAGGCGAGCGTGGCCGGCGCGGCCGGGGCCATGGCCACCCCGTCCTGCCCCAGGAGATACGTGGTGACGCCCTGGCGGATGGCGGGCTCGTGGAGGGGATCGGCCAGCAGCGCGAGGTCCGCGTGGACGTGCATGTCCACGAAGCCGGGCGCGACGATCGACCCGGCGACGTCGAGGCGGCGGCCGGCCTCGGCCCGGCCGAGCGCGCCGACGGCCGCGATCCGGTCGCCACGGATCCCGACGTCCGCGCGGAACCACGGGGTACCGGTGCCGTCGACGACGCGGCCGCCGCTCAGGACGAGGTCGAACATGGCGACGCTCACCCGCTCCGCCCGGCCGGGCGGGCCCGGCCGAGGAGCTGAGCGGCCGCCAGGAGCCCGACCGAGATGACGATGAGGAGAGTCGAGATGGCGGCGATGGTGGGATCGATCTGGTCACGGAGGGCGCTGAACATCCTCCGCGTCAGGGTGGCGTTCTCGCCGCCCGAGATGAAGAGGGCGACCACGACCTCGTCGAGCGACGTGATGAACGCGAACAGGGCCGCCGAGACCAGGGAATGGCGGATCTGGGGCAGCGTGACGGTCAGGACGGCCCGGAGGCGGCTCGCCCCGAGGCTCCGGGCGACCATCTCCTGGGTCATGTCGAACGAGGCGAGCCCCGCGGTCACGGTCACCACCACGAACGGCAGGGCCAGGAGCGTGTGCGCCAGCACCAGGCCGAGGAGCGTGTTGACCAGCTCGAGCTTCGCGTAGAGGTAGAAGAGCCCGATGGCCACCAGGATGGCCGGGACCATCTGGGGCGCCAGGAGCAGCACCTGCGCCGCCCGGCTCCATCGCCACCGCGTCACCGCCAGGCCGTAAGCGGCGGCCGTCCCCAGGACGGTCGCCGCCACGGTGGTCACCAGCGCCGCCCGCACGCTCACCCAGGTGGCATCGCGCCACTCGACGGAGCCGAAGAAGGCCCGGTAGTTCCGCAAGGACCACTGGCGCGGCGGAAACTCGAGATAGACCGTGTCCGAGAACGACATGGGGATCACGACCAGCACCGGGAGCACCAGGAACAGGGCGATCAGCCCACCCAGGACGTAGAGCCACGCCCGCCTGGCGTGCGAGACGGGGACCGGCGGGCCGCCGGGCATCAGCGGATCCCGAACAGCCGGGGGATGGCGAAGACCCGGTGGAGGACGGCGAAGAGCAGCCCCACCGAGACGAGCAGCACGACGGCCAGGGAGCTGGACGCACCCCACGCGAAGTACGTGTTGACGTTCTGCTCGATCTTCATCGCCACCAGGTACGTCTTCCCTCCGCCCAGCAGCGCGGGCGTCACGTAGAACCCCAGGCAGAGGACGAACACCAGGAGAAGCCCTGCCGTGAGCCCGGGAAGCGAGAGCGGAAGAAAGACTTGCCGGAAGGCGCGGATGGGGCTCGCGCCGAGGCCGGCGGCGGCCCGCACGTAGTCGGGATCGATCGCCCGCATGGAGGCGTACAGGGGGAGGACCAGGAACGGGAGGAGGATGTGCGTCATGCCGATGACCGTGCCGGTCATGTTGTGGACGAGGGGAATCGGCTCGGCGGCCAGTCCGAGGTTCACGAGCAGCGTGTTGACGAGCCCGCGTCGCTGGAGGAGAACCAGCCAGGCATAGGTTCGCACCAGCAACGCGGTCCAGAGCGGCAGGATGACCACGATCAGCCCGAGGTTGGCCGCCCGCGGCGGGAGCTGGGCCAGGAGATAGGCCAAGGGGTATCCCAGGAGCACGCAGATGACGGTGACCAGGACGCTGACCTTGACCGTGTTCCAGAGAATGGTGACGTAGGCAGGCTCCTGGACCAGCCGCTGGTAGTGGACCAGCGAGTACGCGTCCTGGTCGACCACGGAGAGATAGAACAGCCAGCCCACGGGCAAGACCAGCAAGAGCCCCACCAGAACCAGCGCCGGGAGAGAGAGCCCGAGAAGGCGGCGCCGCTCCCGCGCGGCATCGCGGGCCAGCGTGTCGGCGTTGGGCCCGTCCACGCCCGGCGCCTCCCGGGCGATCTCCAGCGTGCTCACCGGCCAGTCCTTTGGAGCGTCCGCGGTCTCGATCCTCCCGATGGGCCCGGGCCGCTCATTGACCATCCTCGGCGACCACGATGGTATCGGCCAGGTGGAGCCCGAGACGGATCCGGCCCCCGGGCTCCGGGACCGCAGCGACGGTCTCGCGGCGACTGGGGCTCCGGACGGCCAGCTCGGTCCCGTCGCCCAGTGTGACGTGAAGGAGGAAGCTCTCGCCCTGGTAGACGCGCTCCTTGACCGTGCCCTCGAGGCAGTTGTACTCGGCCGCCGCCCCGGCCGGGAGGAGGGTCAGCTTCTCCGGCCGCACCACGAGGAGGAGCCGGCCGTCCCCGGGCGGGGGCGGGCCGTCGAGCGCGAGCGCCCGGCCGTTCAGGGTGAGACGCCCACCCTCCCGCGCCACCGGCAGGAAGGTGGACTCCCCGACGAAGTCGGCGACGAACCGGGTGCCGGGCCGCTCGTAGAGCCGCTCCGGCCGGTCCACCTGGATGATGCGCCCCTGGTGGATCACCGCGACCCGGTCCGACAGGGTGAGCGCCTCCCGCTGGTCGTGGGTGACGTAGACCGT from Candidatus Methylomirabilota bacterium carries:
- a CDS encoding D-aminoacylase; translation: MSVAMFDLVLSGGRVVDGTGTPWFRADVGIRGDRIAAVGALGRAEAGRRLDVAGSIVAPGFVDMHVHADLALLADPLHEPAIRQGVTTYLLGQDGVAMAPAAPATLAYMRRYTAGFSGRFEVAERWGTMAEYLGCFDRRVAVNVAGLAPNGNIRMDVLGLDPRPPAPDELRRMRGILRQAMEDGAVGVSSGLDYIPSRYASTEELVELCRELAPFGGVYVTHMRGYAPDTVTGALDEVFRIGREAGIAVHVSHFNSQAELVLPRLDAARAEGLDVTFDLYGYLAGSTILGMVALPPWVQEGGPDPTLARLADPAVRARLREPGFAGPRGPIDQVRLSYVEAPAYRWCEGLTVAEAADRATGRRDPAGLLEFVCEVLVASDLAVGCVVPHQQRSEADVRALMRHPAMTGGSDGIFTGGRPHPRGWGCFARYLGHYVREARAWTLEEAVQHLAGLPARRLGLVDRGVIRPGMAADLVVFDAERIADRATYEDGRQPAAGVTHVLVNGEPVLLDGSRTPARPGRALRGRE
- a CDS encoding ABC transporter permease, whose protein sequence is MPGGPPVPVSHARRAWLYVLGGLIALFLVLPVLVVIPMSFSDTVYLEFPPRQWSLRNYRAFFGSVEWRDATWVSVRAALVTTVAATVLGTAAAYGLAVTRWRWSRAAQVLLLAPQMVPAILVAIGLFYLYAKLELVNTLLGLVLAHTLLALPFVVVTVTAGLASFDMTQEMVARSLGASRLRAVLTVTLPQIRHSLVSAALFAFITSLDEVVVALFISGGENATLTRRMFSALRDQIDPTIAAISTLLIVISVGLLAAAQLLGRARPAGRSG
- a CDS encoding ABC transporter permease; the protein is MSTLEIAREAPGVDGPNADTLARDAARERRRLLGLSLPALVLVGLLLVLPVGWLFYLSVVDQDAYSLVHYQRLVQEPAYVTILWNTVKVSVLVTVICVLLGYPLAYLLAQLPPRAANLGLIVVILPLWTALLVRTYAWLVLLQRRGLVNTLLVNLGLAAEPIPLVHNMTGTVIGMTHILLPFLVLPLYASMRAIDPDYVRAAAGLGASPIRAFRQVFLPLSLPGLTAGLLLVFVLCLGFYVTPALLGGGKTYLVAMKIEQNVNTYFAWGASSSLAVVLLVSVGLLFAVLHRVFAIPRLFGIR